The following coding sequences are from one Pelmatolapia mariae isolate MD_Pm_ZW linkage group LG4, Pm_UMD_F_2, whole genome shotgun sequence window:
- the LOC134626770 gene encoding hemicentin-1-like, producing the protein MLENTNSLNIPRVNGNKTCTCTATNYLGNITKTIHLHVEPRGCPLTVNPSETVVKFGDPVSINCSTSARYVEGMGWEAPFGGTGFERPPVVTWRVDKLEEWTPSPFCYATLVDGLQCAVRPVITVYKTPNIVSIYPLNQSQMMEEHVHIVPYNKNTRTQYWLRCDIINVAPVQHLTVRWYKNNKTIQTESFNDKTTKKPVNESSILRIDISRKEKAIEFRCEAQLDFGPHGLKPPAISQTHRVSAHYAPEINTSCAVDISPLEGTNITLSCEAEGNPPPVYNWTCDGENMLENTNSLNITRINHNKTCTCTATNYLGNITKTIHLHVEPRGCPLTLAPSEIVVRFGDPVSINCSTSATDVEGMVWMVPGGHTRFESHTEATWMIEKFQYWASKPSCHITLNDDFQCSVSPVITVYKAPEKVSVTELDNAQTVGGTAYKKYPHTQHKLQCDIINVAPVQYLTVSWYKSNERIHTQFFNDTTKTPVNESSILSVDISRKEDVAEFRCEAELDFGPHGPKPPVSSQTHIVSAHYAPEKNTKNSTQDIFLLEGTNITLSCEAVGNPPPVYNWTCDGENMLENTNSLNITRVNHNKTCTCTATNYLGNITHTINVHVKTRGCPLTLTPSETVVRFGDPVSINCSTSATDVEGMGWEAPFGGTGFEPSPVVTWSVDKLEEWTPSPFCYATLVDGSQCAVSPVITVHRPHGPKFPAISQTHNVSAHYAPELILKSSTEDIFPHGGADITLSCEVEGNPPPVFNWTCDGENMLENTNSLNITRVDRNKTCTCTATNYLGNISKTINVHVTPRGCPLTLAPSEIVVRFEDPVSIKCSTSATDVAEMAWMTPAGDKEFKPGSDVTWMVKNLKWWTPSPFCSITLNDDFQCSVSPVIIVYKTPETVSISELNHGPMLKHKEDKKYTKTQYKLQCDIINVAPVQYLTITWYKNNKIIKTQSFNDTTKTPVNESSVLRVDISREEKVVAFRCEAKLDFGPHGPKLPAISQTHNVSAHYAPEVNTKDSTHDYLLEGSNITLSCEAEGNPPCVYKWTCDGENMLANTNSLNITRVNRTKTCTCTAANYLGSVTKTINVHVEPRGKTNKITFTVIWALPFIAVIISIFIVFYCRNQWKKHGHYSFVSDKDIPLTQTNGNK; encoded by the exons ATGTTGGAGAACACAAACAGTCTCAATATACCTCGAGTAAATGGCAATAAAACCTGCACCTGCACAGCTACCAATTATCTGGGAAACATAACTAAGACAATCCATCTTCATGTTGAACCAAGAG GTTGCCCCCTAACAGTGAACCCTTCTGAAACTGTTGTGAAATTTGGAGATCCAGTTTCAATCAACTGCAGCACATCAGCCAGATATGTTGAAGGAATGGGCTGGGAGGCTCCATTTGGAGGTACAGGATTTGAGCGTCCTCCTGTTGTCACTTGGAGGGTTGATAAACTAGAAGAGTGGACTCCAAGTCCTTTCTGCTATGCTACTTTGGTTGATGGATTACAGTGTGCTGTGAGACCAGTCATCACTGTTTACA AAACACCAAACATTGTGTCAATATATCCACTGAATCAAAGTCAAATGATGGAGGAACATGTACACATAGTGCCTTACAATAAAAACACGAGAACGCAGTACTGGTTACGGTGTGACATCATAAATGTTGCTCCTGTTCAACACCTGACTGTGAGATggtacaaaaataataaaaccatTCAGACAGAGTCTTTCAATgacaaaacaactaaaaaaccAGTAAATGAGTCCTCTATTCTGAGAATCGACAtcagcagaaaagaaaaagccattGAGTTCAGATGTGAAGCTCAGCTGGACTTTGGACCACATGGACTAAAACCTCCTGCCATTTCTCAAACACACAGAGTTTCAGCCCACT ATGCTCCTGAGATCAACACAAGTTGTGCTGTTGACATCTCACCACTTGAGGGCACTAACATCACATTGAGCTGTGAAGCTGAGGGCAACCCTCCTCCTGTGTATAACTGGACTTGTGATGGGGAAAACATGTTGGAGAACACAAACAGTCTGAATATCACTCGAATCAATCACAATAAAACCTGCACCTGCACAGCTACCAATTACCTGGGAAACATAACTAAGACAATCCATCTTCATGTTGAACCAAGAG GTTGTCCTCTAACTCTGGCACCTTCTGAAATTGTTGTGAGATTTGGAGATCCAGTTTCAATCAACTGCAGCACATCAGCCACAGATGTTGAAGGAATGGTCTGGATGGTTCCTGGTGGACACACAAGATTTGAAAGTCATACTGAAGCCACTTGGATGATTGAGAAATTTCAATACTGGGCATCAAAACCATCATGCCACATCACTCTAAATGACGATTTTCAGTGTTCTGTGAGTCCAGTCATCACCGTTTATA AAGCTCCAGAAAAGGTGTCAGTCACTGAATTGGATAATGCTCAAACGGTGGGGGGGACAGCATACAAAAAGTACCCACATACACAACACAAACTGCAGTGTGACATCATAAATGTTGCTCCTGTTCAATATCTCACTGTTAGCTGGTACAAAAGCAATGAAAGGATCCACACCCAATTTTTCAATGACACAACCAAAACTCCAGTAAATGAGTCCTCAATTCTGAGTGTCGACATCAGCAGAAAAGAGGATGTAGCTGAGTTCAGATGTGAAGCTGAGCTGGACTTTGGACCACATGGACCAAAACCTCCTGTCAGTTCTCaaacacacatagtttcagccCACT atgctccggaaaaaaacacaaagaatagTACTCAAGACATTTTTCTACTTGAGGGCACTAATATCACCTTGAGCTGTGAAGCTGTTGGAAACCCTCCTCCTGTGTATAACTGGACTTGTGATGGGGAAAATATGTTGGAGAACACAAACAGTCTCAATATCACTCGAGTCAATCACAATAAAACCTGCACCTGCACAGCTACCAATTATCTGGGAAACATAACCCACACAATCAATGTTCATGTGAAAACAAGAG GTTGCCCACTAACACTGACACCTTCTGAAACTGTGGTGAGATTTGGAGATCCAGTTTCAATCAACTGCAGCACATCAGCCACAGATGTTGAAGGAATGGGCTGGGAGGCTCCATTTGGAGGAACAGGATTTGAACCATCTCCTGTTGTCACTTGGAGTGTTGATAAACTAGAAGAGTGGACTCCAAGTCCTTTCTGCTATGCTACTTTGGTTGATGGATCCCAGTGTGCTGTGAGTCCAGTCATCACTGTTCATA GACCACACGGACCAAAATTTCCTGCCATTTCTCAAACACACAATGTTTCAGCCCACT ATGCTCCTGAGCTAATTCTTAAAAGTAGCACTGAAGACATTTTTCCACATGGGGGTGCTGATATCACCTTGAGCTGTGAAGTTGAAGGAAACCCTCCTCCAGTCTTTAACTGGACTTGTGATGGGGAAAATATGCTGGAGAACACAAACAGTCTCAATATTACTCGAGTTGATCGCAATAAAACCTGCACCTGCACAGCTACCAATTATCTGGGAAACATATCTAAAACAATTAATGTTCATGTCACACCAAGAG GTTGTCCTCTAACTCTGGCACCGTCTGAAATTGTTGTGAGATTTGAAGATCCAGTTTCAATCAAATGCAGCACATCAGCCACAGATGTTGCTGAAATGGCCTGGATGACTCCTGCTGGAGACAAAGAATTTAAACCTGGTTCTGATGTCACTTGGATGGTTAAAAACCTGAAATGGTGGACTCCAAGTCCTTTCTGCAGCATCACTCTAAATGACGATTTTCAGTGTTCTGTGAGTCCAGTCATCATTGTTTATA AAACCCCAGAGACTGTGTCAATCTCTGAATTGAATCATGGTCCGATGTTGAAGCACAAAGAGGACAAGAAGTACACCAAGACACAATACAAACTGCAATGTGACATCATCAATGTTGCTCCTGTTCAGTATCTCACTATTACTTggtataaaaacaataaaatcatcaAGACACAGTCCTTCAATGACACAACCAAAACACCAGTAAATGAGTCGTCTGTTCTGAGAGTCGACATCAGCAGAGAAGAAAAAGTCGTTGCATTCAGATGTGAGGCCAAGCTGGACTTTGGACCACATGGACCAAAACTTCCTGCTATTTCTCAAACACACAATGTTTCAGCCCACT ATGCTCCAGAGGTAAACACAAAAGATAGTACTCATGACTATCTACTTGAAGGTTCTAATATCACCTTGAGCTGTGAAGCTGAGGGAAACCCTCCTTGTGTCTATAAGTGGACTTGTGATGGGGAGAATATGTTGGCGAACACAAACAGTCTCAATATTACTCGAGTAAATCGCACTAAAACCTGCACCTGCACAGCTGCCAATTATCTGGGAAGCGTAACCAAGACGATCAATGTTCATGTTGAACCAAGAG GTAAAACCAATAAAATCACTTTTACAGTCATTTGGGCTTTGCCATTTATAGCAGTCATCATCTCCATCTTCATTGTGTTCTACTGTCGCAATCAGTGGAAAAAACATGGACATTATAGTTTTGTTTCTGACAAAGATATCCCTTTGACACAAACTAATGGAAACAAATAA